In Pectobacterium actinidiae, the DNA window ACCCACGCCGGAAGGCGTGGGTAAAGAATCAAGGGGTAACCGGACGACCAGTACGACGATCGAGGCAGCGATCGGTGGTGTTTTCCCAGTAAGCATTGACGTTGTAGCTGGCGTTACATTTTTCACGCCCATCAATCGCTTTTTCGGTTTTATCGAATTCTTTCTCAACGCGGTTATTGACTTTATTACGCAGCGAACGGGTTGAATCCCATTGCTCCTTGCTTTGACGCGCCGCTTCTTTTGATAACGCGCTGTCGCCGGACTCAACAATGATATGGCGCGTATCTGCCAGTGCAGCAGGTTGCCAGGCAGCGGAAACGATAACCAGAGAAAGCGGGATGAAAGCCCGAATCAAAGAAGAAAAAGAGTAGTGGTTCATGTTTCACCTTGACAGAACGAATGATAAAAACAAACGCTGATGCCGCAGAACGATAACACATACACGGCAAGCGATAGACAACAAAAGGCGACCGCCGTTCCCTGTAACCTTCGCGCATCGTGCAAAACGAAAGGTTGCCTATAATAAGAAGTATACATCCTTCACTTCAACGGCACTATAACCGTGCAGCATCTGGTTAAAAGCGGGTTGTGACCCTATAGAAAAGGAAAAGGGCATGAAAGCAACTGCGTTCATGCCCTGAGTCGTTCAACATCGGCGCTTATCAGCCCTCGCGGTGTACGCTTAAACCGGCAAAAGATTGGCTAACCGGCATCATTTCCAATGTGTTGATGTTGACGTGTGCTGGCAGCGTGGCAACCCAGAAAACGGCTTCAGACACATCTTCAGCCGTCAGCGGCGTCGTGTTGTCATACGTTTTGCTGACTTTGTCATCGTTACCTTTGAAACGCACGGCCGAGAACTCGGTTCCACCGACCAGACCCGGTTCGATATTGGTTACGCGGATTCGGGTGCCAGACAGGTCCGCACGTAAACCCAGGCTAAACTGCTGGACGAACGCCTTGCTGGCACCGTACACGTTACCGCCCGCATAAGGCCAGTTTCCTGCGGTAGAACCGATGTTGATGACGTGACCGATATTACGCTCCACCATGGCTGGCAGCAGCGCGCGCGTCATAAACACCAGCCCTTTGTTGTTGGTATCAATCATATTTTCCCAATCGTCTACCGACGCTTTATGCGCAGGCTCCAGACCCAGCGCCAGCCCGGCGTTGTTGACCAGCACATCAATCGTCCGCCATTCGGCTGGCAGGGTGGCAACGGCCTGTTCAATCGCCTGACGGTCGCGCACGTCCAGTTTTAACGGATACAGCGCATCGCCCAGTTCCGTCTTCAGCGCATCCAAGCGTTCCTGACGGCGACCCGTCGCGATCACTTTATGGCCCGCACTAATAAACTTACGCGTAATTGACTCACCAAACCCAGCTGTTGCACCGGTAACAAAAATAATCATGCTCATTTCTCCCTGACCGTTCTCGTATTCTGCTTGTGCCTGATATCACTATAAATTGAAAGGCATGCGATCATTTAGCCGCGCAATTCCCCGTGGGTCAAGCGTTACTCCGGTTTCAACGATGCGGTTTTGCAAGAATTGCCCCTCAGATCGAGGGGCGAGTGTCGTGCCATTGCGAACGCAAGAGCGGTATAACGAGGGATTAAATCCAATTTTTCTTACGGAATTCTCGCATGGTATCCGCAACCCACTGCATTTCCTGCGGTGTCCCCAACGAGATGCGACACCAGTTATCCGCAGGAGGAAACGCACGACCAATCAGCACGCCGGAGTCTGCCATATGCTTTTGGTAATCCTTAAGTGGCACGACCAATTGGTGGAAAACAAAGTTTCCCTCTGACGGTAAGTAAGGCAATTTCAGCTCATCTAACGCTTTCAACAGGATTTGGCGCGACACATCATTACTCTTTTTGCTGTAGGTAATGAATGCCGAGTCGTTCATGGATGCCAATGCGGCATCTACGCCGCTAAAGTTGATTTTTTCACCCGCGACATGCTTTCCCATCAACGCAATGACGTTGGGATGAGCGACGGCATATCCAACGCGCATACCGGCCATAGCGTGTATTTTGGAGAAGGTTTTGAGCAGAATAATGTTCTCTGCACCTTGGCTAATCATCGGCGAAATAGAACGAAAACGTGGATCGTTGACGAACTCGGCGTAGGCCTCGTCAACGATAAACATCGTATTGGCCGGCTTGCTGGCAATCCACGGTTCGATGACATCAGCCGGGGTAATCGTACCCGTTGGGTTGTTCGGATTGACCAGATAAACGATGGAGGGACCGCTGTAACTGGCCACGGCCGCTTTTAGCCCTTCAATATCGAACGCCCAGTTGTCGAGCATTTTGACTTTCGTGACGTTAATGCCGGCAATTTTGGCAAAGTGTTCGCCATCGCCATAGGTTAATTCAGGAATCACCAACTGTGCACCCAGCGATGCGTAGGCTTCAATTGCCGCCCGGATGCCTTCGGACGATCCGGCTGTTAACAGGATGGAAGGGGCCTCGACCTGATGATGCGCCGCCAGCTTATTGCCAAGCAGTAAAATTTCATTCTTTGCATAGCGGTTGGCTTTCACGACGGCCTCGCGCGCGGCGGCTTGCGCCTTGGGCGACATACCCAGTGGATTTTCATTGAAGTTAATACGGATTGGATTCGTGGCCGACGGTGCGGTAAATGCCGCGTTCTCGGGCTGTATCTCGGCAAAAACCCGCGAGCTTAACCCTGTGGTTACCGCCGCCGTTCCCAGCAGGGCGCCAGAAAGTTTTAATAATGCTCTGCGTTTCGGGTTTAACACGTCGCTTTCATTGATTAAAAAATTCATCAAAACACTCTCCTTAGTTACATAATGACGGGAGAGCTAAAGCATAAAACGCGCCAACTTCTTTAATCGATGGCGCGCTAATGCCTTGTCAAATAGGTTAAATAACATTTTCTTACCACAAGTATTCCCGTCTGGCGGGAAAGAGTGCGTTTTCTGATGCGCTAATTAACGGTAAGAAAAACTGGTTTATTCATCGAGTGATTAAATCGAGTAATATAAATCACTTATGCAAGAGATCCATCATGACGCATACAATGATGCATCATGATGCGTTTGCCCTATGAGATAGCGAGTGCATAGCGGAGGACATCACGTTTCTTGATTGTCGGCTTCTACCGCCGCATACAATCGCTCAAGAATATCGGGAAAAGCAGACTGCACGCGGTTCCAGCTCGGCACAAACGGTTTATCCCCCAGGACATCGCTATAGGCATGGCCAGAAAAGGTGATCACATCAGAAAATAACTCCACCGCCGACTCCTCTTTATGGCGGTCGAAACTCAGGCCATTCATGCGTGCGTCATGTTCGAAAGCATCAATCATATCGAGCGCGGTCCGGTAGTAGGTCGCCCGCAGGACGCGGAAAGAGTCCGTGGTGATATTCACGCCGAGAATCGCCAGCTTGCGATACAGCGCTTTTGTGATATCCGTTGCCATACGCTGCAATCCCGCGTTTGGATCATCTTCAGACATCGGCTGATGTTTATGGTCGTAGCGATCCGCGATATCCACCTGACAAATACGGCGGGTTGCGGTTCCGCGATAAATTTCTGACAGCACGCCAATTTCCAGTCCCCAATCGCCAGGAATACGCAGGTTGTTCAGGATGGTGGTGCGCATCGCAAACTCGCCGGACAGCGGGTATCGGTAGCTGCGCATGTAATCCAGATAGTCGGAATTGCCGTAGACCTTTTGCAGCGATTTCAGTAACGGGTAAACCAGCAGACGCCCCACACGGCCATTCAGTTTTCCCTCTGCAACACGGGCGTAATAGCCTTTACAAAAGTCATAATTAAAATGCGGATTTGCCACAGGATAGAGCAGGCGGGCAAGCATTGCCCGGTCATAGGTGACAATGTCACAATCATGTAGCGCCACACAGTCAGAACGACGCGATGCCAGCGTGTAGCCGACACAAAACCAGACATTCCGCCCTTTGCCGGGTTCCTCCGGTGCCAGCGACTTTTCTGCCAGTTCATCGCTGAGCGCCTTTAGGCGCGGACCATCGTTCCAGAGAATTCGATGTCGGTGCGGCAACCGAGAGAAAAATTTTCGGGCGTAAAGAAACTGCTCCCGATCGGCGCGATCTAACCCAATCACAATTTCGCCAAGGTAAGAAACCTGAGACAACTGATCGACAATGTGGCTCAGCGCAGGGCCTTCCAGCTCAGAATACAGCGATGGCAGAATCAGCCCCATGCTGTTTTGCCCGGAAAATACCTGAAGTTCATACTCCAGCTCTTCCGTGCTGCGCTGAGTGAGATTGTGAAAATTGGTAATGATGCCGTCTTGATAAAATTCGCTCATCCTATGCTCCTATACCATCTTGAGGCTATGTCATACCGAGAAATGACCGTTGTTGATAAAGTGATCCAGTCCTTCACTCCAACCTTGAGGCCCTGAATGCTGCGTGCCATATTGCTTGCCGCTGTACGATTCAGGTAGGTTAACAATTTGATTTTCTTTGCCTTTAATTAATACGGCGCAGTCCACTGCGCATAACAGAGAGATATCATTCGGACCGTCTCCCAGACCAAGAGTCGTGATGTCAGTACCAAACTTCTCGATATACTGTGTTTTTATCCAGTTAACCATGAATCCTTTACTCGTTTGAGCATTCATGACGTGATAGAAGCGGCCACCTTGTGTCAGAGCCAGATCCGCCTTTGCCAATAACTGGCAAAAACGCGGTAGGGCATTTTGCTCGTCCAGCCACAGCAGCGGTTCCGTGGCTTCTCGCTGTTGCGCACGTTGGGCGTCTTGTTCGGTTAACCCCGTCATCTCTGCGATTTCCGCGCTGTTCATATCGCCAAAGCCTTTGAAGCGAAAACCGGATGCGCGTAGTTGCATCAACTGGGTGCGAATAATGGAATACTCTGCGCCAATCCTCTTCTTTGGGTAATCAGGATGCGTTTGCCATGCCGACGGCAGCACGGCAATAGCGCCGTTTTCTGCAATGTAGGGATATTGTTCCAGCCCGAGCGCCTGCCGTAAGGGCTCAATCTCAGCCTCCGTTTTACTGGTGGTAATAATCAACGGGGTTGCCTCGTTTGCTAGCCGCGCCAGCCACGGTTGCGCGGCATCCCACCGATAAGTCTCATGATCGAGCAACGATCCGTCGAGATCGCTGAAAATAATCAGCTTCGTATTACGCATTTGCATAAGTTCCCCATGTTTTATCGTGGATAAACAGAGAGTAACGATGGACGATTAACGTTATTCAGAAAGGGGCGTATCTGTCAGTGAGGTGTTGTGTCCGTGGTATTGATGAATGTGATCATAGTCACATTTAAAGGATAGGCGGTGATACATATCTTCACCAATAATATAATGATATGGCTATTCTCCGACGGGCTGATGAATATCAGCGTGTACGACTTTTATCCTGAAACGTTGTATTCCAGTCGGTCGGGCTCACGCTAAAACGCAGGTTTAACCTGCTGAATAAAATAATCTTTTATTACCTGCCTCTGAACGAGGCAGGTATAAGAGTAAATAACCGTGTAGATGTGCTGTTATCTATCCACCCGGCTGATTTACGCTTTCGACTGTATACGATCGCGATACCGATTCAGTTCTTTCAGTTTGGCCGATGCGGCCTGCTTACGTTTGAAGGCAATGTCCTCGATCTGGCTTGCCGTGGTACTGAGATAGGATTTCAGTTCATCACCAGTCAGGTACGTGCCGCTCAATTTATTCAGTTTGCTCCAACCGTCTTTAAAGTTATCCACAAACCTGGCTGACACGATGCCAACGGCCTGCCATTCAGCCGTTTGAGTAATGAAGAAATCATTTGTGTTCCGTTTGATGCGCTTCGTGAAACTTTTCGTCGGCTGATTCCGATCGAGCGCTTTCTGGAGCAGGTCTGACTGCTCGGTCGAACTTTCTACGACGCTCTGCATGAAATTCGCAAACGTTTTGAAGAAAAAAGAGATTTCGACAATAATTTCACGCATCCGCTTCAGCGCTTTGAGGCTCAGCCCCAGAGACTGGATCGCCAGTTCAATGGTTTCCTCTTCGCTTCGTTGTCCCTTTAGCAGGGCGTTTATTTTTACCAGCTCTGCCGCTTGTGTACGTTTCTCTTTTTCATAAGCCTCGACCTTTTCCAGCATTTTCATCTGCATGCTGCGGAGACCCGTCGCCTGTTGTTCTTGTTTCTCTGCCATTTTTCCCATATTATCGCCAAGGGAATCCAGCGCGGCATTTAAGGCTTTCAGCGCGGTTTCTGCCGCCGAAATCTTGCTGACCTTTTCTTTGATTTCTGCACTGTTGTCTTTGAT includes these proteins:
- a CDS encoding pyridoxal phosphate-dependent aminotransferase, with translation MNFLINESDVLNPKRRALLKLSGALLGTAAVTTGLSSRVFAEIQPENAAFTAPSATNPIRINFNENPLGMSPKAQAAAREAVVKANRYAKNEILLLGNKLAAHHQVEAPSILLTAGSSEGIRAAIEAYASLGAQLVIPELTYGDGEHFAKIAGINVTKVKMLDNWAFDIEGLKAAVASYSGPSIVYLVNPNNPTGTITPADVIEPWIASKPANTMFIVDEAYAEFVNDPRFRSISPMISQGAENIILLKTFSKIHAMAGMRVGYAVAHPNVIALMGKHVAGEKINFSGVDAALASMNDSAFITYSKKSNDVSRQILLKALDELKLPYLPSEGNFVFHQLVVPLKDYQKHMADSGVLIGRAFPPADNWCRISLGTPQEMQWVADTMREFRKKNWI
- a CDS encoding DUF1283 family protein encodes the protein MNHYSFSSLIRAFIPLSLVIVSAAWQPAALADTRHIIVESGDSALSKEAARQSKEQWDSTRSLRNKVNNRVEKEFDKTEKAIDGREKCNASYNVNAYWENTTDRCLDRRTGRPVTP
- a CDS encoding glycosyl transferase, with the protein product MSEFYQDGIITNFHNLTQRSTEELEYELQVFSGQNSMGLILPSLYSELEGPALSHIVDQLSQVSYLGEIVIGLDRADREQFLYARKFFSRLPHRHRILWNDGPRLKALSDELAEKSLAPEEPGKGRNVWFCVGYTLASRRSDCVALHDCDIVTYDRAMLARLLYPVANPHFNYDFCKGYYARVAEGKLNGRVGRLLVYPLLKSLQKVYGNSDYLDYMRSYRYPLSGEFAMRTTILNNLRIPGDWGLEIGVLSEIYRGTATRRICQVDIADRYDHKHQPMSEDDPNAGLQRMATDITKALYRKLAILGVNITTDSFRVLRATYYRTALDMIDAFEHDARMNGLSFDRHKEESAVELFSDVITFSGHAYSDVLGDKPFVPSWNRVQSAFPDILERLYAAVEADNQET
- the ydfG gene encoding bifunctional NADP-dependent 3-hydroxy acid dehydrogenase/3-hydroxypropionate dehydrogenase YdfG; protein product: MIIFVTGATAGFGESITRKFISAGHKVIATGRRQERLDALKTELGDALYPLKLDVRDRQAIEQAVATLPAEWRTIDVLVNNAGLALGLEPAHKASVDDWENMIDTNNKGLVFMTRALLPAMVERNIGHVINIGSTAGNWPYAGGNVYGASKAFVQQFSLGLRADLSGTRIRVTNIEPGLVGGTEFSAVRFKGNDDKVSKTYDNTTPLTAEDVSEAVFWVATLPAHVNINTLEMMPVSQSFAGLSVHREG
- a CDS encoding mannosyl-3-phosphoglycerate phosphatase-related protein → MQMRNTKLIIFSDLDGSLLDHETYRWDAAQPWLARLANEATPLIITTSKTEAEIEPLRQALGLEQYPYIAENGAIAVLPSAWQTHPDYPKKRIGAEYSIIRTQLMQLRASGFRFKGFGDMNSAEIAEMTGLTEQDAQRAQQREATEPLLWLDEQNALPRFCQLLAKADLALTQGGRFYHVMNAQTSKGFMVNWIKTQYIEKFGTDITTLGLGDGPNDISLLCAVDCAVLIKGKENQIVNLPESYSGKQYGTQHSGPQGWSEGLDHFINNGHFSV